From a region of the Arachis ipaensis cultivar K30076 chromosome B09, Araip1.1, whole genome shotgun sequence genome:
- the LOC107615086 gene encoding RING-H2 finger protein ATL52-like, which produces MTMSPEQMNIVFGILIVGALIIAFTFFSFTMLGWCSHTSDMPAPPGIYLDNKFSGCGGASLESHSITFQYKVGGSVDGRNQTECVICLAQFEEEESVRKLHSCKHVFHTCCIDRWLGSHTGCPLCRSQIDQAAASPNGNNHIILVSVDS; this is translated from the coding sequence ATGACCATGTCACCGGAACAAATGAACATCGTCTTTGGCATACTCATAGTTGGAGCACTCATAATTGCCTTCACATTCTTCAGCTTCACCATGCTTGGATGGTGTAGTCACACTAGTGACATGCCGGCACCACCGGGAATATATTTGGACAACAAGTTCTCCGGCTGCGGCGGCGCGAGCTTGGAGTCGCACTCCATTACCTTCCAGTACAAGGTAGGTGGTTCTGTAGATGGAAGGAACCAAACAGAGTGTGTTATATGCTTGGCGCAGTTCGAAGAAGAAGAGAGTGTTCGGAAGCTTCACAGTTGCAAGCACGTATTCCACACATGTTGCATTGATAGGTGGCTTGGCTCTCATACCGGCTGCCCCTTGTGCCGGAGTCAGATCGACCAAGCCGCCGCTTCCCCAAATGGAAATAACCATATCATCTTGGTTTCTGTTGATTCCTGA